In the Kineosporiaceae bacterium genome, one interval contains:
- a CDS encoding ankyrin repeat domain-containing protein, protein MHDPAESASRRGPTWDGVLSPNEYKPAVVRARDALADAARTARWDQVLGLLRDSAGVLQPDHWRVAGRSWFTPLHQAAWHGAPASVVDELIALGASRTLHTADGRTARDIAAAAGHEALLPLLEPARRNPADEDVLAVLDRHLNDLVEQRIRPQLTTELRPFPTGMLTEHESGTRAWFPVPGMYGGFSIALMRNYLDVESWSRVVGGSGQAHVITVAGTVLVDEGFV, encoded by the coding sequence GTGCACGACCCGGCCGAGTCGGCGAGCCGTCGAGGGCCGACCTGGGACGGCGTCCTGAGCCCGAACGAGTACAAGCCCGCCGTCGTCCGCGCGCGGGACGCCCTCGCGGACGCCGCGCGCACCGCTCGCTGGGATCAGGTCCTGGGCCTGTTGCGCGATTCTGCCGGCGTGCTCCAGCCGGACCACTGGCGGGTCGCCGGGCGGTCCTGGTTCACGCCCCTGCACCAAGCGGCCTGGCACGGTGCACCGGCGAGCGTCGTCGACGAGCTGATCGCCCTGGGTGCCTCCCGCACACTGCACACCGCCGACGGACGCACCGCACGCGACATCGCCGCGGCGGCCGGGCACGAGGCGCTGCTGCCGCTGCTGGAACCTGCCCGACGCAACCCCGCCGACGAGGACGTACTCGCCGTCCTCGATCGGCACCTGAACGACCTCGTCGAGCAGCGGATCCGTCCGCAGCTGACGACCGAGCTCCGACCGTTCCCGACCGGGATGCTGACCGAACACGAGTCGGGCACCCGTGCGTGGTTCCCCGTGCCCGGCATGTACGGCGGCTTCTCGATCGCCCTGATGAGGAACTACCTGGACGTCGAGAGCTGGAGCCGCGTCGTCGGCGGATCGGGGCAGGCCCACGTCATCACCGTCGCGGGCACCGTTCTGGTCGACGAGGGATTCGTCTGA
- a CDS encoding epoxide hydrolase encodes MHIRPFAVAVPDEVLDDLRDRIRRTRWPDPAPGQPWSQGVDLDYLRDLLAYWADGYDWREHERRLNRFEHRMAEVDGVRLHFVHHRGSGDGPPLVLTHGWPSTFVELLGLIDRLGDRFDLVVPSLPGYAFSQRPAQVGVDRAYVARLWHGLMQGLGYERYGAHGGDFGAGVATHMALAHPDRMVGIHLSTFEMWPYTGPGSPPLSPEEQAYVDHVARWDETERGYSAVQSTRPQTLGYALNDSPAGLAAWVVDKWRSWSDSAGDLDARFGRDALLTMLTLWWASGSITTSMRDYVDNRWHTAPLGPADVVQVPTAMAVFAHEFVPEGKPPRSWYERLYRIERWTEFPRGGHFAAAEEPDLLAGDIAAFFAGQG; translated from the coding sequence ATGCACATCCGGCCGTTCGCCGTGGCGGTACCCGATGAGGTTCTGGACGATCTCCGAGACCGCATCCGACGCACCCGCTGGCCGGACCCGGCACCGGGGCAGCCGTGGAGCCAGGGCGTCGACCTGGACTACCTGCGGGATCTGCTGGCCTACTGGGCCGACGGCTATGACTGGCGGGAGCACGAGCGCCGGCTCAACCGCTTCGAGCACCGGATGGCCGAGGTGGACGGCGTCCGTCTGCACTTCGTGCACCATCGCGGATCCGGCGATGGGCCGCCGCTGGTGCTCACTCACGGCTGGCCGAGCACCTTCGTGGAGCTGCTCGGGCTGATCGACCGCCTCGGTGACCGGTTCGACCTCGTCGTCCCGTCGCTGCCGGGGTATGCCTTCTCGCAGCGCCCGGCGCAGGTCGGTGTCGACCGGGCGTACGTGGCCCGGTTGTGGCACGGACTGATGCAGGGGCTCGGATACGAGCGCTACGGCGCGCACGGCGGGGACTTCGGCGCCGGCGTGGCCACCCACATGGCGTTGGCGCACCCTGATCGGATGGTCGGCATCCATCTGAGTACGTTCGAGATGTGGCCGTACACCGGTCCGGGTTCGCCACCGCTGTCGCCCGAGGAGCAGGCGTATGTCGACCACGTCGCCCGGTGGGATGAGACCGAACGCGGCTACAGCGCCGTCCAGTCCACGCGACCGCAGACCCTGGGGTACGCGCTGAACGATTCGCCCGCCGGGCTGGCCGCCTGGGTGGTGGACAAATGGCGTTCCTGGTCGGACAGCGCCGGCGACCTCGACGCCCGGTTCGGCCGCGATGCCCTGCTGACGATGCTGACCCTCTGGTGGGCTTCGGGTTCGATCACGACCTCGATGCGGGATTACGTCGACAACCGGTGGCACACCGCGCCACTCGGGCCGGCCGATGTCGTGCAGGTGCCGACCGCGATGGCGGTGTTCGCCCACGAATTCGTGCCCGAGGGAAAACCGCCCCGCTCGTGGTACGAACGGCTGTACCGCATCGAGCGGTGGACGGAATTCCCCCGCGGCGGCCATTTCGCGGCTGCCGAGGAGCCGGACCTGCTCGCTGGTGACATCGCCGCCTTCTTCGCCGGCCAGGGGTGA
- a CDS encoding type II toxin-antitoxin system VapC family toxin, with translation MTYADTSALVKLLIAEAETSAVAEYLASAPDRTTSSELTIAELTRTVARAGADAAAAGLLLRQLDLLAVDEAGLWRAGRLPSPPGTFLRTADAIHLVAAMELGESDFLTYDRRQAQAAAERGFTVVAPGRPAGWYSA, from the coding sequence GTGACCTACGCCGACACCTCCGCCCTGGTCAAACTGCTGATTGCCGAGGCGGAGACATCGGCGGTGGCCGAGTATCTGGCGTCGGCGCCCGACCGGACGACGTCGAGTGAACTGACGATCGCCGAGTTGACCCGCACCGTGGCTCGCGCCGGAGCAGATGCGGCCGCTGCCGGCCTGTTGCTGCGTCAGCTGGACCTGTTGGCGGTGGACGAGGCGGGGCTCTGGCGTGCGGGGAGGTTGCCGTCGCCGCCGGGCACCTTCCTACGAACCGCCGACGCCATCCATCTCGTGGCGGCCATGGAGTTGGGCGAGAGCGACTTTCTGACCTACGACCGCCGGCAAGCACAGGCGGCGGCCGAGCGTGGGTTCACGGTTGTGGCCCCGGGGCGTCCGGCCGGCTGGTACTCGGCGTGA
- a CDS encoding MarR family transcriptional regulator has translation MVARRLRHLSRDAVAPWDITPSHARALAVLARHGELRSGELADHLHVVARSVTDLVDDLVDRGLVERRSDPHDRRAVLVRLTDEGTRVAEAIAQARAVQAETFFAVLSATDRAHLTRILGRLRD, from the coding sequence ATGGTCGCCCGGCGACTGCGCCACCTGTCCCGCGATGCCGTCGCCCCGTGGGACATCACCCCCTCGCACGCCCGTGCACTGGCGGTGCTGGCCCGCCATGGCGAGCTACGCTCCGGCGAACTGGCCGACCACCTGCACGTGGTTGCCCGATCGGTCACCGACCTGGTCGACGATCTGGTCGATCGCGGGCTCGTCGAACGCCGGTCCGACCCGCACGACCGCCGCGCCGTCCTGGTGCGCCTGACCGACGAGGGCACCCGGGTCGCCGAGGCCATCGCCCAGGCGCGCGCCGTCCAGGCCGAGACCTTCTTCGCCGTCCTGTCGGCCACCGATCGCGCTCACCTGACCCGCATCCTGGGGCGGCTGCGCGACTGA
- a CDS encoding type II toxin-antitoxin system prevent-host-death family antitoxin: MEVVSQREMRNNSGELLRRVAEGESVLVTNNGVPAAVLVPAGADVQSRLAASGRLKVGTGLDLGKLPAPVPAAMSSEELLAEDRGR, encoded by the coding sequence ATGGAGGTTGTCAGTCAGCGCGAGATGCGCAACAACTCGGGCGAACTGCTGCGGCGGGTCGCCGAAGGGGAATCGGTGCTGGTCACCAACAACGGCGTTCCGGCGGCGGTCCTGGTGCCGGCCGGAGCGGATGTCCAGTCGCGGCTGGCGGCATCGGGCCGGCTGAAGGTCGGAACGGGGCTGGACCTGGGCAAGCTGCCGGCACCCGTGCCCGCTGCCATGTCCAGTGAGGAACTGCTCGCCGAGGACCGCGGGCGGTGA